A single genomic interval of Rhododendron vialii isolate Sample 1 chromosome 3a, ASM3025357v1 harbors:
- the LOC131319197 gene encoding aluminum-activated malate transporter 2-like, whose translation MNRGFATLLAGALGVGVNHLGGLVGDKGEPIILGLFVFVLAVASTYTRFFPHVKARYDYGVLIFILTFSLVSISGYRVEQIVELAHQRLSTILLGGAICIIISIFVCPVWAGQDLHNLVATNLDLLSNFLEGFGSEYFGVSRDRNNTMEPKKV comes from the exons ATGAACAGAGGTTTCGCCACACTACTAGCTGGTGCTCTAGGCGTTGGAGTAAACCATTTAGGAGGCCTTGTTGGAGACAAAGGAGAACCCATTATTCTTGGCTTATTTGTCTTCGTATTAG CTGTAGCATCTACATATACGAGGTTCTTTCCTCACGTCAAGGCGAGATACGACTACGGGGTGTTGATATTCATATTGACATTCAGTTTAGTATCGATCTCCGGTTACAGAGTTGAGCAAATCGTAGAGCTTGCCCATCAAAGACTATCCACCATTTTGCTCGGGGGTGCGATATGTATAATCATCTCCATATTTGTTTGCCCTGTTTGGGCTGGTCAAGATCTTCACAATCTCGTTGCAACCAACCTGGACTTGCTTTCCAACTTCCTTGAAG GATTTGGAAGTGAATATTTCGGAGTTTCTAGAGATAGAAATAACACGATGGAGCCCAAAAAAGTTTAG
- the LOC131319185 gene encoding phosphatidylinositol N-acetylglucosaminyltransferase subunit A isoform X1 produces MVDQSKHRILMVSDFFFPNFGGVESHIYYLAQCLLKLGHKVVVMTHAYEKRSGVRYMTGGLKVYYIPWKPFLMQNTLPTFYGTLPIIRTILIREKISLVHGHQAFSTLCHEALMHSRTMGYKVVFTDHSLYGFADAGSIHMNKVLQFTLADVSQVICVSHTSKENTVLRSGLPPEKVFVIPNAVDTAMFKPAPKRLSSDEIVIVVISRLVYRKGADLLVEVIPEVCRLHPNVRFIVGGDGPKRVRLEEMREKNSLQDRVEMLGAVPHAKVRSVLISGHIFLNSSLTEAFCIAILEAASCGLLTVSTRVGGVPEVLPEDMIVLAKPDPVDMVQAIQKAICILPNIDPHSMHLRMKKLYSWHDVAKRTEIVYDRALRCSNQNLLERLSRYLTCGAWAGKLFCLVMVIDFLLWHLLKVFQPAAAIEVVPDIITPPRQHGEKSGDANSN; encoded by the exons ATGGTTGATCAATCGAAACACAGAATCTTGATGGTCTCTGattttttctttcccaatttCGGCGGTGTGGAGAGTCACATTTATTATTTGGCACAGTGCTTACTTAAGCTTGGCCATAAG GTTGTTGTGATGACTCATGCTTATGAAAAACGCTCTGGGGTGAGGTATATGACTGGTGGCCTGAAGGTCTACTACATACCATGGAAACCATTCCTTATGCAGAACACATTGCCCACATTTTATGGAACTCTTCCAATAATAAGGACAATCCTCATTCGGGAAAAGATATCGCTGGTGCATGGGCATCAAGCTTTCTCAACTCTTTGTCATGAAGCTTTGATGCACTCACGCACTATGGGTTACAAAGTTGTGTTTACTGATCATTCACTCTATGGTTTTGCCGATGCGGGTAGCATTCACATGAACAAAGTGCTGCAATTTACTCTAGCAGATGTGAGTCAGGTCATCTGTGTTTCTCATACAAGCAAGGAAAACACAGTTCTAAGGTCAGGGCTACCGCCAGAGAAGGTCTTCGTAATACCAAATGCAGTAGACACAGCTATGTTCAAGCCTGCTCCAAAACGACTCAGCAGTGATGAGATCGTTATTGTTGTGATAAGTAGATTGGTTTATCGGAAGGGCGCAGATCTTCTCGTTGAAGTTATCCCTGAAGTGTGCCGTTTACATCCCAAT GTTCGTTTCATTGTTGGTGGAGATGGGCCTAAAAGGGTGAGGCTAGAAGAGATGAGAGAAAAGAATTCTCTTCAAGATCGAGTGGAAATGTTAGGTGCTGTTCCACATGCTAAAGTAAGGTCTGTCCTGATTTCGGGCCATATATTCTTAAACAG TTCTTTAACAGAAGCATTTTGCATAGCAATACTGGAGGCTGCAAGTTGTGGACTCTTAACAGTCAGTACACGCGTGGGAGGTGTCCCAGAG GTTCTACCAGAGGACATGATTGTACTAGCTAAACCTGATCCAGTTGATATGGTACAAGCAATCCAGAAGGCAATATGCATCCTTCCCAACATTGATCCGCATTCTATGCATCTTCGC ATGAAAAAATTATACAGTTGGCATGATGTTGCTAAAAGGACAGAGATTGTCTATGACCGTGCTTTGAGATGCTCGAATCAAAACCTTTTGGAACGACTTTCACG GTACCTCACATGTGGCGCCTGGGCCGGCAAGCTTTTTTGCTTGGTCATGGTCATTGATTTTTTGTTATGGCATCTACTGAAAGTATTTCAG CCTGCTGCGGCTATCGAGGTGGTACCTGATATCATTACACCACCTCGTCAACATGGAGAGAAGTCGGGGGATGCCAATAGCAATTGA
- the LOC131319183 gene encoding digalactosyldiacylglycerol synthase 1, chloroplastic isoform X1 produces MINLKPPEARASTSAPVTAEKALSSIISRGWKEVRDSADADLRLMKNRANSFKDLASSFDRELENFLHSASKSTFAVPAIGSSPSESDFVKRLKPKLSEFRRTYSSPDFSRKVLEKLSPRASIRIDLSAIRNAIVSEVEDSEGAVDFDEKGRLRRGRRVGFTDFRWEESRLKDWEPVRALKTRLQELERKSSSSEILESLKNSEFVEKVKSSLKAIRKEPTESKEVPPLDVPELFAYLVRQSRPFLDQLGIRRDISDKIVESLCSKRKNQLLLRSTSAGESSILESDNIGDELDVRIASVLQSTGHCYEGGFWTDSSKHDTTNGKRHVAIVTTASLPWMTGTAVNPLFRAAYLSESAKQDVTLLVPWLCRSDQELVYPNNLTFSSPEEQEAYIRNWLEERVGFKTDFKISFYPGKFQKERRSIMPAGDTSQFIPSKDADIAILEEPEHLNWYHHGKRWTDKFNHVVGIVHTNYLEYIKREKNGAIQAFFVKHINNLVMRAYCHKVLRLSAATQDLPKSVVCNVHGVNPKFLKIGEKVDAERERGEQAFTKGAYFLGKMVWAKGYRELIDLLAKHKKDLDGFDLDVFGNGEDAHEVQSTARKLDLNLNFMKGRDHADDSLHGYKVFINPSVSDVLCTATAEALAMGKFVVCADHPSNEFFRSFPNCMTYSTPEDFVAKVREAMANEPQPLTSEQRYNLSWEAATQRFMQYSELDRVLNINDKEVDSQSSQNNHQIMKKSVSMPNLTGVVDGGLAFAHYCFTGNEFLRRCTGAMPGTREYDMKHSEDLHLLPPQVENPIYGW; encoded by the exons ATGATAAACCTGAAACCACCGGAGGCCCGCGCGTCCACCTCGGCGCCGGTGACGGCGGAGAAGGCGCTGTCGTCGATCATCTCGCGAGGATGGAAGGAGGTGAGGGACTCGGCAGACGCCGATCTCCGGTTGATGAAGAACCGGGCCAACTCGTTCAAGGACCTGGCCTCATCGTTCGACCGGGAGCTCGAGAACTTCCTCCACTCCGCCTCCAAATCCACGTTCGCCGTCCCGGCCATCGGGTCGTCCCCGTCCGAGAGCGATTTCGTCAAGCGGTTGAAGCCGAAATTGTCCGAGTTTCGACGGACCTACTCGTCGCCCGACTTTAGCCGCAAG GTACTGGAGAAATTGAGCCCTAGGGCAAGTATTCGCATCGACTTGTCGGCGATTAGGAATGCGATTGTGTCAGAGGTGGAGGACAGTGAGGGTGCTGTTGATTTTGATGAGAAGGGGAGGTTACGGAGGGGAAGGAGGGTGGGGTTTACAGACTTCAGGTGGGAGGAAAGTCGTTTAAAGGATTGGGAGCCTGTTCGGGCGCTGAAGACACGATTGCAGGAGTTGGAACGGAAGAGTTCATCTTCTGAGATTCTCGAGAGTCTCAAAAACAGTGAGTTTGTGGAGAAAGTCAAGTCAAGCTTG AAAGCAATCCGCAAGGAGCCTACGGAGTCAAAG GAAGTCCCACCACTAGATGTACCAGAACTTTTTGCATATTTAGTCAGGCAATCTCGGCCATTCTTGGATCAACTTGGCATTAGAAGAG ATATATCGGACAAGATCGTGGAAAGCTTATGCAGCAAACGCAAGAATCAACTTCTATTGCGTTCCACATCTGCAGGAGAATCCTCCATTCTTGAAAGTGATAACATTGGTGATGAACTGGATGTAAGAATTGCCAGTGTCCTCCAAAGTACGGGGCATTGTTATGAGGGGGGCTTTTGGACTGACTCCTCAAAGCATGACACGACAAATGGGAAAAGGCATGTTGCTATTGTCACAACTGCTAGTCTTCCATGGATGACAGGAACAGCTGTAAATCCACTATTTCGAGCTGCTTATTTGTCTGAGTCTGCAAAACAAGATGTCACACTTCTGGTTCCATGGCTTTGCCGATCAGACCAAGAACTAGTTTATCCGAACAATCTCACTTTCAGTTCACCAGAAGAACAGGAGGCTTATATACGTAACTGGCTTGAGGAAAGGGTGGGTTTCAAGACTGATTTCAAAATCTCATTCTATCCAGGAAAG tttcaaAAAGAAAGGCGGAGTATAATGCCTGCCGGAGATACTTCTCAGTTCATTCCTTCGAAGGATGCTGACATTGCTATCCTGGAAGAACCAGAACACCTGAATTGGTACCATCATGGTAAACGTTGGACTGATAAGTTTAACCATGTTGTGGGTATTGTTCATACAAATTACTTAGAATACATCAAGAGGGAGAAGAATGGCGCTATTCAAGCTTTCTTTGTGAAGCACATTAACAATTTGGTCATGAGAGCATACTGCCACAAG GTTCTTCGCCTTTCCGCTGCCACCCAGGATTTACCCAAGTCTGTAGTATGCAATGTTCATGGTGTGAACCCCAAGTTTCTGAAAATTGGCGAAAAAGTTGATGCAGAAAGGGAGCGTGGAGAGCAAGCCTTTACAAAAGGAGCATATTTCTTGGGGAAGATGGTTTGGGCGAAAGGATATCGGGAGCTGATTGATTTGTTAGCAAAGCACAAAAAAGACCTCGATGGCTTCGATTTGGATGTGTTTGGAAATGGAGAGGATGCTCATGAAGTTCAGAGCACGGCTAGAAAGTTAGATCTGAATCTCAACTTCATGAAAGGCAGAGACCACGCTGATGATTCTCTTCATGG ATACAAGGTCTTCATAAATCCAAGTGTTAGTGATGTGCTATGCACTGCCACCGCCGAGGCCCTTGCAATGGGAAAATTTGTTGTTTGTGCAGATCACCCGTCAAACGAGTTCTTCAGGTCTTTCCCCAACTGTATGACTTACAGTACTCCTGAAGATTTTGTTGCGAAGGTGAGAGAAGCAATGGCTAATGAGCCTCAGCCGCTCACTTCCGAACAACGATACAACCTATCTTGGGAAGCCGCCACCCAGAGATTCATGCAGTATTCCGAGCTTGACAGGGTCTTGAATATTAATGATAAAGAAGTCGATTCACAGTCAAGTCAAAATAACCACCAAATCATGAAAAAATCGGTGTCGATGCCTAACTTGACGGGAGTGGTTGACGGAGGGTTGGCATTTGCCCACTACTGTTTCACAGGGAACGAGTTCCTTAGGAGGTGTACAGGGGCGATGCCAGGGACACGGGAATACGACATGAAGCATAGTGAAGACTTGCATCTCTTGCCTCCGCAGGTAGAAAATCCTATATATGGCTGGTAG
- the LOC131319185 gene encoding phosphatidylinositol N-acetylglucosaminyltransferase subunit A isoform X2: MTHAYEKRSGVRYMTGGLKVYYIPWKPFLMQNTLPTFYGTLPIIRTILIREKISLVHGHQAFSTLCHEALMHSRTMGYKVVFTDHSLYGFADAGSIHMNKVLQFTLADVSQVICVSHTSKENTVLRSGLPPEKVFVIPNAVDTAMFKPAPKRLSSDEIVIVVISRLVYRKGADLLVEVIPEVCRLHPNVRFIVGGDGPKRVRLEEMREKNSLQDRVEMLGAVPHAKVRSVLISGHIFLNSSLTEAFCIAILEAASCGLLTVSTRVGGVPEVLPEDMIVLAKPDPVDMVQAIQKAICILPNIDPHSMHLRMKKLYSWHDVAKRTEIVYDRALRCSNQNLLERLSRYLTCGAWAGKLFCLVMVIDFLLWHLLKVFQPAAAIEVVPDIITPPRQHGEKSGDANSN; the protein is encoded by the exons ATGACTCATGCTTATGAAAAACGCTCTGGGGTGAGGTATATGACTGGTGGCCTGAAGGTCTACTACATACCATGGAAACCATTCCTTATGCAGAACACATTGCCCACATTTTATGGAACTCTTCCAATAATAAGGACAATCCTCATTCGGGAAAAGATATCGCTGGTGCATGGGCATCAAGCTTTCTCAACTCTTTGTCATGAAGCTTTGATGCACTCACGCACTATGGGTTACAAAGTTGTGTTTACTGATCATTCACTCTATGGTTTTGCCGATGCGGGTAGCATTCACATGAACAAAGTGCTGCAATTTACTCTAGCAGATGTGAGTCAGGTCATCTGTGTTTCTCATACAAGCAAGGAAAACACAGTTCTAAGGTCAGGGCTACCGCCAGAGAAGGTCTTCGTAATACCAAATGCAGTAGACACAGCTATGTTCAAGCCTGCTCCAAAACGACTCAGCAGTGATGAGATCGTTATTGTTGTGATAAGTAGATTGGTTTATCGGAAGGGCGCAGATCTTCTCGTTGAAGTTATCCCTGAAGTGTGCCGTTTACATCCCAAT GTTCGTTTCATTGTTGGTGGAGATGGGCCTAAAAGGGTGAGGCTAGAAGAGATGAGAGAAAAGAATTCTCTTCAAGATCGAGTGGAAATGTTAGGTGCTGTTCCACATGCTAAAGTAAGGTCTGTCCTGATTTCGGGCCATATATTCTTAAACAG TTCTTTAACAGAAGCATTTTGCATAGCAATACTGGAGGCTGCAAGTTGTGGACTCTTAACAGTCAGTACACGCGTGGGAGGTGTCCCAGAG GTTCTACCAGAGGACATGATTGTACTAGCTAAACCTGATCCAGTTGATATGGTACAAGCAATCCAGAAGGCAATATGCATCCTTCCCAACATTGATCCGCATTCTATGCATCTTCGC ATGAAAAAATTATACAGTTGGCATGATGTTGCTAAAAGGACAGAGATTGTCTATGACCGTGCTTTGAGATGCTCGAATCAAAACCTTTTGGAACGACTTTCACG GTACCTCACATGTGGCGCCTGGGCCGGCAAGCTTTTTTGCTTGGTCATGGTCATTGATTTTTTGTTATGGCATCTACTGAAAGTATTTCAG CCTGCTGCGGCTATCGAGGTGGTACCTGATATCATTACACCACCTCGTCAACATGGAGAGAAGTCGGGGGATGCCAATAGCAATTGA
- the LOC131319183 gene encoding digalactosyldiacylglycerol synthase 1, chloroplastic isoform X2, which yields MINLKPPEARASTSAPVTAEKALSSIISRGWKEVRDSADADLRLMKNRANSFKDLASSFDRELENFLHSASKSTFAVPAIGSSPSESDFVKRLKPKLSEFRRTYSSPDFSRKVLEKLSPRASIRIDLSAIRNAIVSEVEDSEGAVDFDEKGRLRRGRRVGFTDFRWEESRLKDWEPVRALKTRLQELERKSSSSEILESLKNSEFVEKVKSSLEVPPLDVPELFAYLVRQSRPFLDQLGIRRDISDKIVESLCSKRKNQLLLRSTSAGESSILESDNIGDELDVRIASVLQSTGHCYEGGFWTDSSKHDTTNGKRHVAIVTTASLPWMTGTAVNPLFRAAYLSESAKQDVTLLVPWLCRSDQELVYPNNLTFSSPEEQEAYIRNWLEERVGFKTDFKISFYPGKFQKERRSIMPAGDTSQFIPSKDADIAILEEPEHLNWYHHGKRWTDKFNHVVGIVHTNYLEYIKREKNGAIQAFFVKHINNLVMRAYCHKVLRLSAATQDLPKSVVCNVHGVNPKFLKIGEKVDAERERGEQAFTKGAYFLGKMVWAKGYRELIDLLAKHKKDLDGFDLDVFGNGEDAHEVQSTARKLDLNLNFMKGRDHADDSLHGYKVFINPSVSDVLCTATAEALAMGKFVVCADHPSNEFFRSFPNCMTYSTPEDFVAKVREAMANEPQPLTSEQRYNLSWEAATQRFMQYSELDRVLNINDKEVDSQSSQNNHQIMKKSVSMPNLTGVVDGGLAFAHYCFTGNEFLRRCTGAMPGTREYDMKHSEDLHLLPPQVENPIYGW from the exons ATGATAAACCTGAAACCACCGGAGGCCCGCGCGTCCACCTCGGCGCCGGTGACGGCGGAGAAGGCGCTGTCGTCGATCATCTCGCGAGGATGGAAGGAGGTGAGGGACTCGGCAGACGCCGATCTCCGGTTGATGAAGAACCGGGCCAACTCGTTCAAGGACCTGGCCTCATCGTTCGACCGGGAGCTCGAGAACTTCCTCCACTCCGCCTCCAAATCCACGTTCGCCGTCCCGGCCATCGGGTCGTCCCCGTCCGAGAGCGATTTCGTCAAGCGGTTGAAGCCGAAATTGTCCGAGTTTCGACGGACCTACTCGTCGCCCGACTTTAGCCGCAAG GTACTGGAGAAATTGAGCCCTAGGGCAAGTATTCGCATCGACTTGTCGGCGATTAGGAATGCGATTGTGTCAGAGGTGGAGGACAGTGAGGGTGCTGTTGATTTTGATGAGAAGGGGAGGTTACGGAGGGGAAGGAGGGTGGGGTTTACAGACTTCAGGTGGGAGGAAAGTCGTTTAAAGGATTGGGAGCCTGTTCGGGCGCTGAAGACACGATTGCAGGAGTTGGAACGGAAGAGTTCATCTTCTGAGATTCTCGAGAGTCTCAAAAACAGTGAGTTTGTGGAGAAAGTCAAGTCAAGCTTG GAAGTCCCACCACTAGATGTACCAGAACTTTTTGCATATTTAGTCAGGCAATCTCGGCCATTCTTGGATCAACTTGGCATTAGAAGAG ATATATCGGACAAGATCGTGGAAAGCTTATGCAGCAAACGCAAGAATCAACTTCTATTGCGTTCCACATCTGCAGGAGAATCCTCCATTCTTGAAAGTGATAACATTGGTGATGAACTGGATGTAAGAATTGCCAGTGTCCTCCAAAGTACGGGGCATTGTTATGAGGGGGGCTTTTGGACTGACTCCTCAAAGCATGACACGACAAATGGGAAAAGGCATGTTGCTATTGTCACAACTGCTAGTCTTCCATGGATGACAGGAACAGCTGTAAATCCACTATTTCGAGCTGCTTATTTGTCTGAGTCTGCAAAACAAGATGTCACACTTCTGGTTCCATGGCTTTGCCGATCAGACCAAGAACTAGTTTATCCGAACAATCTCACTTTCAGTTCACCAGAAGAACAGGAGGCTTATATACGTAACTGGCTTGAGGAAAGGGTGGGTTTCAAGACTGATTTCAAAATCTCATTCTATCCAGGAAAG tttcaaAAAGAAAGGCGGAGTATAATGCCTGCCGGAGATACTTCTCAGTTCATTCCTTCGAAGGATGCTGACATTGCTATCCTGGAAGAACCAGAACACCTGAATTGGTACCATCATGGTAAACGTTGGACTGATAAGTTTAACCATGTTGTGGGTATTGTTCATACAAATTACTTAGAATACATCAAGAGGGAGAAGAATGGCGCTATTCAAGCTTTCTTTGTGAAGCACATTAACAATTTGGTCATGAGAGCATACTGCCACAAG GTTCTTCGCCTTTCCGCTGCCACCCAGGATTTACCCAAGTCTGTAGTATGCAATGTTCATGGTGTGAACCCCAAGTTTCTGAAAATTGGCGAAAAAGTTGATGCAGAAAGGGAGCGTGGAGAGCAAGCCTTTACAAAAGGAGCATATTTCTTGGGGAAGATGGTTTGGGCGAAAGGATATCGGGAGCTGATTGATTTGTTAGCAAAGCACAAAAAAGACCTCGATGGCTTCGATTTGGATGTGTTTGGAAATGGAGAGGATGCTCATGAAGTTCAGAGCACGGCTAGAAAGTTAGATCTGAATCTCAACTTCATGAAAGGCAGAGACCACGCTGATGATTCTCTTCATGG ATACAAGGTCTTCATAAATCCAAGTGTTAGTGATGTGCTATGCACTGCCACCGCCGAGGCCCTTGCAATGGGAAAATTTGTTGTTTGTGCAGATCACCCGTCAAACGAGTTCTTCAGGTCTTTCCCCAACTGTATGACTTACAGTACTCCTGAAGATTTTGTTGCGAAGGTGAGAGAAGCAATGGCTAATGAGCCTCAGCCGCTCACTTCCGAACAACGATACAACCTATCTTGGGAAGCCGCCACCCAGAGATTCATGCAGTATTCCGAGCTTGACAGGGTCTTGAATATTAATGATAAAGAAGTCGATTCACAGTCAAGTCAAAATAACCACCAAATCATGAAAAAATCGGTGTCGATGCCTAACTTGACGGGAGTGGTTGACGGAGGGTTGGCATTTGCCCACTACTGTTTCACAGGGAACGAGTTCCTTAGGAGGTGTACAGGGGCGATGCCAGGGACACGGGAATACGACATGAAGCATAGTGAAGACTTGCATCTCTTGCCTCCGCAGGTAGAAAATCCTATATATGGCTGGTAG